The Streptomyces sp. NBC_01197 genome window below encodes:
- a CDS encoding DUF2550 domain-containing protein → MILALLVGGLVVVLVAVGLFVFGLRRRLIQRSGGTFDCSVRWDLPEKPDVSGKGWVYGVARYSGDRIMWFRVFSYAPRPRRTLERQSIEVVSRRTPEGEEELALLSDAIVLRCSHQGVRLELAMSEDALTGFLAWLEAAPPGQRVNVA, encoded by the coding sequence ATGATCCTCGCTCTGCTTGTGGGCGGCCTGGTCGTCGTACTGGTAGCGGTGGGACTCTTCGTCTTCGGCCTGCGCCGGCGGCTGATCCAGCGTTCCGGGGGCACCTTCGACTGCAGTGTGCGCTGGGACCTTCCGGAGAAACCGGATGTGTCCGGCAAAGGCTGGGTGTACGGGGTGGCCCGTTACAGCGGCGACCGGATCATGTGGTTCCGCGTCTTCTCCTACGCCCCGCGCCCGCGCCGCACTCTGGAGCGCCAGTCCATCGAAGTCGTCTCCCGGCGTACGCCGGAGGGCGAGGAGGAACTGGCGCTCCTTTCTGATGCGATCGTGCTGCGATGTTCGCACCAGGGTGTCCGGCTCGAACTCGCGATGAGCGAGGACGCGCTGACGGGCTTCCTGGCCTGGCTGGAAGCGGCACCGCCCGGCCAGAGAGTTAACGTGGCTTAG
- a CDS encoding ABC transporter ATP-binding protein yields MPIISTSGLARTFTTKAGPVEAVRGIDLTVRAGEILGFLGPNGAGKTTTLRMLTTLLAPSAGAATVAGCDLVRDPAGVRRKIGYVAQSGGVDPQMSVREELVTQGRLYRLSRARAAARAGELAGELGLTALLDRKCASLSGGQRRRLDLAMGLTHRPEVLFLDEPTTGLDPGSRADLWELVRALRKEHGTTVILTTHYLDEADALADRLVVVDEGTVVADGTPGALKLQYTGSVDATLQDAFLAITGRTAAPEETAPVAV; encoded by the coding sequence ATGCCAATCATCAGTACGTCCGGGCTGGCCCGGACCTTCACCACCAAGGCCGGCCCGGTGGAGGCCGTACGCGGGATCGATCTGACCGTCCGGGCGGGCGAGATCCTGGGCTTCCTGGGACCCAACGGCGCGGGCAAGACCACCACGCTGCGGATGCTCACCACCCTGCTGGCGCCCAGCGCCGGCGCGGCCACCGTCGCGGGCTGCGACCTGGTACGGGACCCGGCGGGCGTCCGCCGGAAGATCGGCTACGTCGCTCAGTCGGGCGGTGTCGACCCCCAGATGTCCGTACGCGAGGAGCTCGTGACCCAGGGCCGCCTCTACCGGCTGAGCCGGGCGCGCGCCGCAGCACGCGCCGGCGAACTCGCGGGCGAACTGGGCCTCACCGCACTGCTCGACCGCAAGTGCGCCTCGCTCTCCGGCGGTCAGCGGCGGCGCCTGGACCTCGCGATGGGCCTCACCCACCGGCCCGAAGTGCTCTTCCTCGACGAACCGACCACCGGCCTCGACCCCGGCAGCCGGGCCGATCTGTGGGAACTGGTGCGCGCGCTGCGGAAAGAACACGGCACCACGGTCATCCTGACCACGCACTACCTCGACGAGGCGGACGCGCTGGCCGACCGGCTGGTCGTCGTGGACGAGGGCACGGTGGTGGCCGACGGCACGCCCGGCGCGCTGAAGCTCCAGTACACCGGCTCCGTCGACGCCACTCTCCAGGACGCCTTCCTGGCCATCACCGGCCGCACCGCCGCACCCGAAGAGACCGCCCCCGTAGCCGTGTAG
- a CDS encoding cob(I)yrinic acid a,c-diamide adenosyltransferase: protein MVNLTRIYTRTGDKGTTALGDMSRTAKTDLRISAYADANEANAAIGTAVALGGLPDEVVKVLVRVQNDLFDVGADLCTPVVEDPKYPPLRVEQSYIDKLEADCDRFLEDLEKLRSFILPGGTPGAALLHQACTVVRRAERSTWAALEVHGEVMNALTATYLNRLSDLLFILARTANKEIGDVLWVPGGER from the coding sequence ATGGTCAATTTGACGCGCATCTACACCCGTACCGGCGACAAGGGCACCACCGCACTCGGTGACATGAGCCGGACCGCCAAGACCGATCTGCGGATCTCCGCGTACGCCGACGCCAACGAGGCCAACGCGGCCATCGGGACCGCCGTCGCGCTCGGCGGTCTGCCGGACGAGGTGGTGAAGGTGCTCGTCCGCGTCCAGAACGACCTGTTCGACGTGGGGGCCGACCTGTGCACACCCGTGGTGGAGGACCCGAAGTATCCGCCGCTGCGGGTGGAGCAGTCGTACATCGACAAGCTGGAGGCCGACTGCGACCGTTTCCTCGAAGACCTGGAGAAGCTGCGGAGCTTCATCCTGCCCGGCGGCACGCCCGGGGCGGCGCTGCTGCACCAGGCGTGCACGGTGGTACGCAGGGCCGAGCGGTCGACCTGGGCTGCGCTTGAGGTGCACGGCGAGGTGATGAACGCACTCACCGCGACCTATCTGAACCGGCTGTCCGACCTGCTGTTCATCCTGGCGCGCACCGCGAACAAGGAGATCGGTGACGTGCTGTGGGTGCCGGGCGGCGAGCGGTAG
- a CDS encoding ABC transporter permease — protein sequence MFMHDTALIFGRYARQTARSKFQILFGVLMPMLYLLFFGPLLTGLPLGSQGDSWQILVPGLLLQLALFGASFSGFAIIIENQTGVFERMRATPVSRFALLLGRVLRDAVLFVFQSVLLVVTALVMGLRAPVGGVLIGFAFVGVLTVSLASLSYALALKVSKPHEFGPVINAVTMPSMLLSGLMLPMALAPGWLNVLSHFMPFRYLVDAVRAGYVGEYTSTAMLYGVLAAGALAAAAVTVGTRVFRRAGC from the coding sequence ATGTTCATGCACGACACCGCGCTGATCTTCGGCCGCTATGCCCGGCAGACAGCGCGCTCAAAGTTCCAGATCCTCTTCGGCGTTCTGATGCCGATGCTCTATCTGCTCTTCTTCGGCCCGCTGCTGACCGGTCTTCCGCTCGGCTCCCAGGGCGACTCCTGGCAGATCCTGGTCCCCGGACTGCTGCTCCAACTCGCCCTGTTCGGAGCATCGTTCAGCGGCTTCGCCATCATCATCGAGAACCAGACCGGAGTGTTCGAGCGGATGCGGGCCACCCCGGTCAGCCGGTTCGCGCTGCTGCTGGGCCGGGTGCTGCGGGACGCCGTGCTTTTCGTCTTCCAGTCCGTCCTGCTGGTCGTGACGGCCCTGGTGATGGGGCTGCGGGCACCTGTGGGCGGCGTACTGATCGGCTTCGCCTTCGTGGGCGTCCTCACGGTGTCGCTCGCCTCGCTCTCGTACGCGCTGGCCCTGAAGGTCTCCAAGCCGCACGAGTTCGGCCCGGTCATCAACGCGGTGACCATGCCGTCCATGCTGCTCTCGGGACTGATGCTCCCGATGGCGCTGGCCCCGGGCTGGCTGAACGTGCTGTCGCACTTCATGCCGTTCCGCTATCTGGTGGACGCGGTACGGGCGGGCTACGTGGGCGAGTACACCAGTACGGCGATGCTCTACGGGGTACTCGCGGCCGGGGCGCTGGCAGCCGCAGCCGTGACGGTGGGCACACGTGTCTTCCGCAGGGCCGGCTGCTGA